A window of Fundulus heteroclitus isolate FHET01 chromosome 15, MU-UCD_Fhet_4.1, whole genome shotgun sequence contains these coding sequences:
- the LOC110367525 gene encoding trace amine-associated receptor 1-like, protein MIEDKRLCNESAELQQHTVTSYALSVVVVTLSLLIIFGNLLVIISVIYFKQLHTPTNYLVLSLAVSDLLVGALVLPFSTILLISSCWYSSYLLCKMRGLFDILLCTSSILNLCFISVDRYYAVCHPLTYRNKINIRVALTMILVSWALPFLLATATTVRGIGNENPSLRCRIFLATKESTTASIFAFYIPAIIILTIYLKILVVAKKQARRIQNTIKSAAPVSQMEKKANITLAIVMGVFLICWTPFFLSISFYRMRKFTIPDVMIEAFKWIGWSNSMLNPLVYAFFYRWFRRAFKMIIFGKIFQADFSNTNLL, encoded by the coding sequence ATGATTGAAGACAAGCGTCTCTGCAATGaatctgcagagctgcagcaaCACACTGTGACCTCTTATGCATTAAGTGTTGTTGTCGTTACTTTGTCACTTCTGATAATATTTGGCAATCTTCTTGTAATCATCTCTGTGATTTACTTCAAACAGCTCCACACTCCAACAAACTACCTCGTCCTCTCTCTGGCTGTGAGTGACCTGCTTGTTGGAGCTTTAGTTTTGCCTTTCAGCACAATATTGTTGATAAGCTCCTGCTGGTATTCAAGTTACTTACTCTGTAAAATGCGAGGTCTGTTTGATATATTACTATGTACATCATCcattttaaatttgtgcttcATCTCTGTTGACAGATATTATGCAGTTTGTCATCCACTaacatatagaaataaaataaacatccgTGTTGCTCTGACCATGATCCTGGTGAGCTGGGCTCTCCCTTTTCTACTTGCGACTGCCACCACAGTTCGCGGGATAGGTAATGAGAATCCTAGTTTGAGGTGCAGGATATTTCTAGCTACAAAGGAATCCACAACTGCatctatttttgcattttacattCCAGCAATTATAATTTTAACTATCTATCTAAAGATTCTGGTGGTTGCAAAGAAACAGGCACGCCGCATCCAGAATACTATAAAGTCTGCTGCACCTGTCAGTCAGATGGAGAAAAAGGCCAACATAACACTGGCTATAGTAATGGGGGTCTTCCTTATATGTTGGACTCCTTTCTTTCTGTCTATCAGTTTTTACAGAATGAGAAAATTCACAATACCAGATGTAATGATTGAAGCATTTAAATGGATTGGATGGTCCAATTCTATGTTAAATCCCCTGGTTTATGCTTTCTTCTACAGGTGGTTCAGACGagcttttaaaatgataatttttgggaaaatatttcaagcaGATTTTTCTAATACTAATCTGTTGTAA